One Dermatophagoides farinae isolate YC_2012a chromosome 1, ASM2471394v1, whole genome shotgun sequence genomic region harbors:
- the LOC124492179 gene encoding uncharacterized protein LOC124492179, whose protein sequence is MFSINFPTYSRLDALNSLVTKSVHVLCLPVDFLYQRSASDWSSLYDLNILNRFESKNKKAPYRLLQRLYDDYLIRNNQKFSLLDVNSRQAIVDYIIRERISVQAEFVISIIEDGGVYNLNLWQLTEINEFTHEEIDRMLKAMYTFSKCFRQLSLGGASWIYHNPIVNGALKMFLCNNRNLFNVKALRIQHLTSEIDITSLFNSCANLEHLEIAEPSLKNRDMFKMTKHLSSNPYLSICRSLQHITLPSSLQEEGIMHFLAHFPNITHLRCTPFEQLLDLLEHSITNGSSNKLIAEKALKVLSNLRALSIAHPMSRNMVNRLLSNCPQIEELSLELQKYMSLSTLATSAQRLVKLELHNSANQSISFADHVVPILEGCGQQMQVLSLINFDHIDLTKCAQYCPNLRSLSAQCFTTITYQQRLLRWMNVRNPFGNLKHLRLRPRPDYSLPVDICVSLLKNCLNLSHIELYCCLELTDDNIDQINQTNRFERLQTFILRHGHSVTDHALCSLVSCATSLNNLVFHDCGLVPPDIKEIV, encoded by the coding sequence ATGTTTTCCATAAATTTTCCAACTTATTCTCGTCTGGACGCATTAAATTCGTTGGTTACAAAATCAGTTCATGTTCTTTGTTTACCGGTCGATTTTTTATATCAACGATCTGCTAGCGATTGGTCAAGCCTATACGATTTAAATATCTTGAATCGTTTCGAATCCAAAAACAAGAAAGCACCATATCGTCTTCTCCAAcgtttatatgatgattatttaatTCGAAATAACCAAAAATTCTCTTTGCTCGATGTAAATTCACGTCAAGCAATCGTTGATTATATAATTCGGGAACGTATATCGGTGCAGGCTGAATTTGTCATCAGCATAATCGAAGATGGTGGAGTATATAATCTCAATCTTTGGCAGTTGAccgaaataaatgaatttactCACGAAGAAATCGACCGTATGCTCAAAGCCATGTacacattttcaaaatgtttcCGTCAGTTATCATTAGGTGGTGCCAGTTGGATCTATCATAATCCAATCGTAAATGGTGCATTGAAAATGTTCCTTTGCAATAACCGGAATTTATTCAACGTTAAAGCTTTGCGAATTCAACATTTGACATCTGAAATTGATATTACctcattattcaattcatgtgCTAATCTGGAACATTTAGAAATCGCTGAACcttcattgaaaaatcgtGACATGTTCAAAATGACAAAGCATTTATCATCGAATCCATATCTTTCCATTTGTCGATCATTACAACATATAACCTTACCGTCATCATTGCAAGAAGAAGGAATCATGCATTTTTTGGCCCATTTTCCTAACATAACTCATCTACGGTGTACACCATTTGAGCAATTATTGGATTTGTTGGAACATTCGATTACTAATGGTTCTTCGAATAAATTAATTGCTGAAAAAGCATTGAAAGTTTTATCGAATCTTCGAGCATTATCGATAGCTCATCCAATGAGTCGCAACATGGTAAATCGTTTGCTTTCAAATTGTCCACAAATTGAAGAATTATCACTGGAATTACAAAAATACATGTCTCTATCCACATTGGCAACTTCAGCACAACGGCTTGTCAAACTTGAACTTCATAATTCAgccaatcaatcgattagtTTTGCGGATCACGTCGTGCCGATATTAGAAGGATGTGGACAACAAATGCAAGTGTTGAGCCTGATCAATTTTGATCACATTGATTTGACTAAATGTGCCCAATACTGTCCAAATTTACGTTCATTGTCAGCACAATGCTTCACAACAATCACCTATCAACAACGATTATTACGTTGGATGAACGTGAGAAATCCTTTTGGAAATCTCAAACATTTACGATTACGTCCTCGACCTGATTATTCCCTACCTGTTGATATTTGTGTTTCTTTGCTAAAGAATTGTCTAAATCTTAGCCACATTGAACTATATTGTTGTCTAGAGCTAACCGATGacaatattgatcaaattaatcaaacaaatcgtTTTGAACGGCTTCAGACTTTCATCCTACGTCATGGTCACAGTGTTACTGATCATGCTTTATGTAGTTTAGTTTCCTGTGCCACATCGCTTAACAATCTGGTCTTTCATGATTGTGGACTAGTTCCACCCGATATCAAAGAAATTGTgtga
- the LOC124492173 gene encoding discoidin domain-containing receptor 2, producing MIIMMTRRRRRLVTATIAHHHSSPMYDHRQRHQNYPKIRQLTVHHFPVLIWLSFTFIWIISIQIAICSLQNNNVKQRIYGQPVSSVKNHHYQNNNDVDEQMGYPELYLSDTAFRRAEENNVITTNLCDKDGSIGIHALGMQSEIIPDSSLSASSAFEMLHVGPQNARLNKDKSGGAWCPSKQLGPDTSGTEWIQVDLDSLHVVTGVATQGRFGKGLGQEFTEWYSLFYSRQTMPTKWIKWKSLDGRTNLEGNIDPNTVRKHHLSVPMVAVRHVRIVPVSNHTRTVCLRFELFGCSYQGPISYTLPAAHEALARRNLNQLLDLSYDGSISSSGIWSGGLGQLTDGIKSLSAMNLKMKIREQNWLWVGWPKIADGSEASSVTMSFEFDQVYNFTSISLNCRNDFKQNIKAFTSALLWFSLDYQHWSHSAISFEYQSDDNAIDEFSRDIVIPLQYRIGQFVRIELIYTDEWLQLSEISFDFNPLPSNLTFDQKSQLFEWTHSEAYAASAAGGGTGSGTRYVMMAGHDNAIQNHSSDHHNNHHHMGKNKYPIGSDNQEGQALKYSLIIACLCTLGLVIISLLTSFVFKKLNLRKNNVFTEISDPTDLESENAAINMKNLPKEGGAGSSPLYCCPKEICSIQDEAEYAIPDVICPSNLSRTLALHTNDNHSGHHVVATANSIVCKTINPRFYASSDIIHAKQNIYGTRIQPPILDVGTHFRNIKNGSIQNVLHQRQTPLLDTFRNPNQHGIHCTPQRTQPFYVNDFISGTFGVRIYSESEIGVIQSLGKSKFGDILLCNIPATTSSASPATTTAVAKTRLVIVRTVNDLVLKNEFIESMDYQRNISQQHIDAFARLLGIIETPTYFASIIEYGDCDLNYFLRKTTTDILSFDALLYIASQIANACVHLESMKQTHQDLATRNMIVYEKKLMVKITDGAVHMDKYTHDYYNGLPIRWMSPQSILHQQFDSYSEVYSFGVCFWEILIMAKFRPFAELTDEQFLAMVYAYMNQGEPMDHLPRPSQCHNKEIYQLLQECLDPDYTQRPTFKEISLFLQRKTLTFTTSKLAQ from the exons atgatcatcatgatgacacGTCGTCGCCGTCGACTTGTCACTGCTACTatagctcatcatcattcatctcCAATGTATGACCATCGACAGCGGcatcaaaattatccaaAAATCAGACAGTTAACAGTTCATCATTTTCCAGTGCTCATCTGGTtgtcattcacattcatttggATCATATCAATTCAAATAGCCATATGTTCATTACAAAATAACAATGTCAAACAACGAATATATGGCCAACCTGTATCGTCGGttaagaatcatcattatcaaaataataatgatgtagATGAGCAAATGGGCTATCCTGAATTATACTTATCAG ataCAGCTTTTCGTCGGGCTGAAGAGAACAATGTTATAACAACCAATCTCTGTGATAAAGATGGCTCTATTGGTATACACGCATTAGGCATGCAATCCGAAATAATACcagattcatcattgtctgCATCGTCAGCATTTGAAATGTTACATGTTGGCCCACAAAATGCTAG ATTGAACAAAGATAAATCTGGTGGTGCCTGGTGTCCATCAAAACAACTCGGTCCGGATACATCAGGTACTGAATGGATCCAAGTAGATCTTGATTCATTACATGTTGTTACTGGGGTAGCAACACAAGGTCGTTTTGGTAAAGGCCTTGGACAAGAATTCACTGAATGGTATAGCCTCTTTTATTCACGGCAAACAATGCCAACTAAATGGATCAAATGGAAAAGTTTAGATGGCCGTACG aaTTTGGAAGGAAATATCGATCCAAACACTGTACGGAAACATCATCTATCAGTGCCAATGGTGGCCGTAAGACATGTACGAATCGTGCCTGTATCCAATCACACTCGAACTGTGTGCCTTCGTTTTGAACTTTTTGGCTGCTCCTATCAGG gTCCCATATCATATACATTGCCCGCTGCTCATGAAGCTTTAGCTAGAAGAAATCTCAACCAACTTCTTGATCTTTCTTATGATGGTTCAATTTCTTCATCGGGAATTTGGTCTGGAGGCTTAGGACAATTGACCGATGGGATTAAATCATTGTCGgcgatgaatttgaaaatgaaaatacgAGAACAAAATTGGCTTTGGGTTGGTTGGCCTAAAATTGCCGACGGAAGTGAAGCATCGTCAGTGACAATGtcgtttgaatttgatcaagTCTATAATTTCACAAGCATAAGCCTTAACTGTCGTAATGATTTCAAACAGAATATAAAAGCCTTTACCAGTGCTTTGCTATGGTTCTCATTGGACTATCAACATTGGAGCCATTCAGCCATTAGTTTTGAATATCAATCCGATGATAATGCGATCGACGAATTCTCCAGAG ATATAGTAATTCCACTTCAATATCGAATAGGACAATTTGTAAGAATCGAGCTTATCTATACCGATGAATGGCTACAATTAAGTGAAATATCATTCGATTTCAATCCATTGCCATCGAATTTGACATTCGATCAAAAAAGCCAACTGTTTGAATGGACACATTCAGAAGCGTATGCAGCATCGGCCGCTGGTGGTGGTACTGGTAGCGGAACTCGTTATGTTATGATGGCTGGACATGATAATGCCATACAGAATCATTCATccgatcatcataataaccatcatcatatgggcAAGAATAAATATCCTATTGGCAGTGATAATCAAGAAGGTCAAGCACTTAAATATTCGTTGATTATTGCTTGTCTATGTACTCTAG GTCTAGTCATTATTTCTCTATTAACATCATTTGTATTTAAAAAGCTCAATCTTCgtaaaaataatgttttcaCGGAAATTTCCGATCCAACTGATCTGGAATCAGAAAATGCTGCTattaatatgaaaaatttgccTAAAGAAGGTGGTGCTGGTAGTTCACCATTATATTGTTGCCCAAAAGAAATTTGTTCCATACAAGATGAAGCTGAGTACGCTATACCTGATGTTATATGCCCGAGTAATCTGTCAAGAACATTAGCCCTACATACGAACGACAATCATAGTGGCCATCACGTTGTTGCGACAGCCAATTCAATCGTATGTAAAACGATCAACCCAAGATTTTATGCTTCGTCAGATATCATACATGCTAAGCAAAA CATTTATGGTACACGAATTCAGCCACCAATTCTAGATGTTGGTACACATTTTCGTAATATCAAAAATGGTTccattcaaaatgttttACATCAACGACAAACACCATTGTTGGATACTTTTCGTAATCCTAACCAGCACGGTATTCATTGTACACCTCAACGTACACAACCATTCTATGTGAATGATTTCATCAGTGGAACTTTTGGTGTGCGAATATATTCAGAATCTGAAATCGGTGTAATACAAAGTTTGGGCAAATCCAAATTTGGAGATATCCTCTTGTGCAATATACCGGCAACgacatcatcagcatcaccCGCAACTACTACTGCTGTTGCCAAAACCAGACTCGTTATCGTACGAACAGTGAATGAtcttgttttgaaaaatgaatttatcgaATCAATGGATTATCAACGTAATATTTCACAACAACATATCGATGCATTTGCACGCCTATTAGGAATCATTGAAACGCCCACATATTTTGCATCAATAATCGAATATGGTGATTGTGAtctcaattattttttgcgCAAGACTACCACGGATATCCTTAG ttTTGATGCATTGCTGTATATAGCCAGCCAGATAGCCAATGCCTGTGTTCATTTGGAATCGATGAAACAGACACATCAAGATCTAGCTACACGTAATATGATTgtatatgagaaaaaattgatggtcAAAATAACCGATGGTGCTGTTCATATGGATAAATATactcatgattattataatggtCTACCCATACGATGGATGAGTCCTCAGTCAATTCTACATCAACAATTTGATAGTTATTCTGAAGTGTATTCATTTGGTGTTTGTTTCTGGGAGATATTAATCATGGCTAAATTTCGACCATTTGCCGAACTAACCGATGAACAATTCCTGGCTATGGTTTATGCATACATGAATCAAGGAGAACCAATGGATCATCTACCGAGACCTTCACAATGTCATAATAAAGAGATTTATCAATTACTTCAAGAATGTCTGGATCCTGATTATACTCAAAGGCCAACATTTAAAGAGATTAGTCTCTTTTTACAACGTAAAACATTGACGTTCACGACCAGCAAATTGgctcaataa